TGAATAAGCTGCGGCGTTCAAGCAAACGAGAAAACTGCTGTTGTTGGTTTAGTATCACCCAGTCGCCCACTGTCATGCTGGGTAGTGAGGCTTGGATAGGTAAATGGGTTTCACCTTGCTCGCTTACCACGACATAGCCACTGCGATGGTGAGCAATCACTCGCGCGAAGAGCGTGTCTTCGTAATCGTCTAACGTCAGTTGTTGTTGAAAAAAAGGCTTCCAACCTAATAGCTTTAACGGGTTAGGTTGAGTAAGTAGTGTTTCACAAAAAGAATGTGTTTTATTCATTGTTGAATTATCCCAGACGCCACAAAGCGCCTTAATACAAATCGTATGAGGGTCTAATTCGCATAGAGCTGACCCCGGTGGAAACCGGGCAAAGAAGGGAGGTGCTGTGGCTTAGCCACGAGAAAAAGTTGGACGTTTACCCTTTCACTGCCCAGTTAGTGTTATTCATTACAATCATCATATTTCCTCTTCGTTGGTGAGTTAACGGCCGGAGTATAGCGGCTGTGATTCGAATCTTACAACTCCTTTGCGTTTTATATGTGTTTTATTCGACGTTCTTCCATCTCTTGTGAATAGGTGTTGGCTTTTACGCCGTAGATGATTTGGATATGTCGGTCATCGATGATCACCACACCGTGTGCCCCGTGTTCTTTCAATGCTTTTTGATTCACGATAGCGGTGCTTTTTAACGTTAGGCGTAGTCTTGTCGCGCAAGCGCCCGTTTCGACCAAGTTATCCAAACCGCCAATGGCTTGTATCACGGTGTCGACATCTTGTTCCAGATTTGGATTAACTTGGGTCAGCATTTTGAAGACGCGAGAGAGGGCTTTTAACATGGCGAGAAACTCGTTTAGAAGCAAAGCCTTGTTTATATCTCAGCTGCGGTTGTTTCGCTCTGATTTAGAACACAAAATGTTGCACTGGTTTGATAAATGGTTGCGGAACAAAAAAGCTCCTCACGTTGGAGGAGCTTTGAACTGATTTGCCGAGCAACAATTAATGCTGATGCTCGTGCTTTTTCATTCCAGCCATGACTTTTTTAACCGGTGCGGTAAAGCTCTGCTTTTGACCGTTATCGTAAGTCACTGTCACTTCGATATTGTCGCCTTCGTTAAGGGGCTGTTTAAGGTCGAATAGCATGATATGTAGGCTGCCCGGTTTTAGCTCAGTGGTCTCTTTTGCTGTTAGTGTGATGTGATCTACTTGACGCATCTTCATCACATCGCCTTCTTTAATCACATCGTGCAGCTCGACTTTGCCTGCCGCTGGTGTTTCTGCAGCGACGATATTGATGCCTTCTTGGCTTCGGTTAGCGAATGTCACGAAGACCGCGCTTGTCGTTGCGCCTGGCGCCATCGCTCGCGCGTATGGTTCATGAGGCATCACGTTTAAGTTTGCTTGAGCAAATGGGCTCAGAAGAAGGGCGGTAAGTGCCAGACTCTTGATGGCTTGTTTAGCTTTCATTGGTTTTTCCTTCTGCTGTCAATTTTGAAATCGCCTCGACAATTGGTGCAGGCGTTAGGGTATGAGGCACTTTGGTGATGAGTGTGCCGTCGGGCTTCAAGAAATAGAAATATGAGCTGTGGTCGAGGGTGTATTTCAGCTCAGAACCTTCGAGTTCCGTTTTACGGAAGATAACACCGTACTTGTGAGCAAGTGGTGTGGTGACATCCAACGGTGCTGACAGGCCTTCAATCATAGGGTGGAAGTAGTGCGCGTATTTGGCTGATGCATCGGCTTCGTCACGCTCTGGATCAAGCGAGATGAACATCGGGCGCAACTGTGCTTTTTGTGCATCGTCGATTTGGTTGAGTGCGCCTGCCAGCATAGCTAGAGAAGTCGGGCAGACATCAGGGCAGCGAGTAAATCCAAAATACACAACACGAATACGATCATCGCTGGTATCGAAAATATCGACGGGTTTGTTGTTTTCACCGAATAGCACACTTTGTTCGGTGGTCACTTCTTGTTTTTTTTCGACTTCTGCTTGCCCATCAAAGTAGGTTTTGGTGCCGAAGCCAAGCACGAATGCGACTACGAGAAATAGAGACCAATTGCGGCTCATAGCATTTCCTTATCTTTGCATTTTAATGGCAGGGTAGAGGGTGTCTTTTCCATCGGAAAGTTCACCAACCCACGTCATTGAATCTTGAGTGCATACCGGCAGGGTCACGTCGCCGACGAATTTACCCGGAGCGACTTTCTTCAACATGAATTTTGGCTCGCCCATTTCCATTTCTCGACCGACTAAGCTTAATACGAGCTGATCGGCTTCGCTGTCTTGCCATTCGACTTCGAGCTGAGCAGGGATCAGTGGTTGGGCAGTATCGACACTGAGCGTCATCGCAACATCATGTTGGATGCAAGGTTCGGTAGAGAGGAAACAGTATTCATCGAGCGACTTAGGCTCGGGCGCTGAAGAGAAGTTTTTGATCAGGGTAGGCGCGTAAAAGCCAGCTATCAGTGCGACGGCTATCCCTGCGATTTGTAACAATTTCATTAAGATTCAGTATTTATCACTTAACATTGTCTGCATCCTAGCACAGATGGAATGTACGAAAACTCGTAACTTCAACAAATTGTGCGCTATACCTATCTATTTGAAAGCTCAGGCTTGTTCTGGTGGTAATAAAAAACGGAGCCATTGGCTCCGCTTCTTGAATTATGGTTTTGAGGTTTTGGCTTACTTGTTTGAATCTGCAAACTTCTCTAAACCAAGTACCAGTGCGATAGCGGCTAGCATCATGATCACGGCTAACACCAGTTGTGACGGTTGAGACGTGATGTGCTCAAACTCAAACGGTGACAGGTTTTGCTCTAGCAATGGCACTTGCTCGCCTTTCGAGTTCGTACGCCATGTTAGTGTTTCTTTCCAAGGCCAGATCTTTGGTAGCGTGCCTATCATCAAGCCTGTTAG
This portion of the Vibrio hyugaensis genome encodes:
- a CDS encoding glucose PTS transporter subunit EIIB; the encoded protein is MLKALSRVFKMLTQVNPNLEQDVDTVIQAIGGLDNLVETGACATRLRLTLKSTAIVNQKALKEHGAHGVVIIDDRHIQIIYGVKANTYSQEMEERRIKHI
- a CDS encoding copper chaperone PCu(A)C, producing the protein MKAKQAIKSLALTALLLSPFAQANLNVMPHEPYARAMAPGATTSAVFVTFANRSQEGINIVAAETPAAGKVELHDVIKEGDVMKMRQVDHITLTAKETTELKPGSLHIMLFDLKQPLNEGDNIEVTVTYDNGQKQSFTAPVKKVMAGMKKHEHQH
- a CDS encoding SCO family protein, which encodes MSRNWSLFLVVAFVLGFGTKTYFDGQAEVEKKQEVTTEQSVLFGENNKPVDIFDTSDDRIRVVYFGFTRCPDVCPTSLAMLAGALNQIDDAQKAQLRPMFISLDPERDEADASAKYAHYFHPMIEGLSAPLDVTTPLAHKYGVIFRKTELEGSELKYTLDHSSYFYFLKPDGTLITKVPHTLTPAPIVEAISKLTAEGKTNES